Proteins encoded in a region of the Esox lucius isolate fEsoLuc1 chromosome 9, fEsoLuc1.pri, whole genome shotgun sequence genome:
- the LOC105031411 gene encoding zinc finger protein 658B-like isoform X4 encodes MDQECKDLPSPSSPFSDQTLTVSHPESNHGEQENALHGREMVAGGLDYGSVTPLIPGMSVDLKEAGMCWSWSFPGESSNQSSVSEWNPSASEKPGHSTSEENNNSKSEGPVYSTIGELNDSTLEKSMLTIPEHSTSELPEQTQSAEPNQRQENQENHTPGPPPTSHCCSVCEKHFRHLSVLTVHMRSHTGEKPYSCPDCGKNFAQSGTLKVHQRKHTGERPFLCADCGKGFQTNGKLIDHQRKHHRENVVDPWCTVCGTAFSSKLKLERHLKTHIGENPYRCPFCSKRFSTKWNMIQHQQVHTGEKPHSCSDCGKSFTHKSTVSMHKRKHCIHRIREGCPSESAQPKKTHPCSECGRLCLSLSELRIHMRKHTGEKPFSCPECDKKFVTTSHVKAHQRMHTGEKPYSCPDCGKDFAYLRDMKAHMKRIHTKGDGSARLPPVKAHSCSVCGQMFSAKNVLGRHLLIHSGIKPHKCADCGMCFTQKTNLISHRLTHTGEKPYSCVRCGKRFTRKRAMKQHQQSSCAAVKAENEKSPSAESELETSKKSPQIESTKKLRALGRPRKSPGRPRQLPTLHRMEQPGRSAAVGRPKRFRQMKNPTKPPTKGMTPHLSDDAVCFGKDSDWLPNNQLEVEPGGPRQLEEDVFVVWEEDKEVVCDTPQEVKGHASLSSSLLWGLKMLSVRLVDCRKTQEANADSGRGLPSAKAPRLKTMQQAEDLEKPYSCHQCAKGFPTAVGLKSHQIVHSGVKPYSCDECGKSFARSSELVVHRRVHTGEKPFHCSDCGRSFSTLSSLITHRRTHTGERPYSCNQCGKSFATSNALKSHHRTHTGEKPYSCDQCPKTFAYSQLLKLHQQKHTGEKPETPFSCDQCEKSFTTFSRLKVHQSKHTGEKPYHCEVCGKRYRFRCMLSYHQKTHTGEKPYSCTVCGRSFAHSSTMASHRRVHTGEKPFSCKICGKCFAQASTLAGHKLTHTGEKRHSCHICGKRFFTSSKLKAHLRIHTGEKPPVRKKEKRNRVEENTGDESFLCSHCGKCFSSFSKMKSHERIHTEDKSLPCSICGKCFSSVGKLNAHKKRHTAVKSHFCPDCGNSYYSASHLRAHMRSHSEGKPFLCTECGRSFKLPQTLKRHMLTHTGEKPCHCSVCGRDFARHNSLKIHMRTHTGEKPYPCPQCNQRFYSSCNLVSHLRVHTGEKPNQCVDCGKCFSSGSNLRVHQKSSHGIEISPGGKKLQRQAPSGKKLHHCPECSKRFKSLSSLHVHERTHNSVKTSILYQH; translated from the exons ATGGATCAG GAGTGTAAAGACCTGCCAAGCCCGTCTTCACCGTTCTCTGATCAAACACTCACAGTGTCCCATCCTGAAAGTAACCATGGTGAACAGGAGAATGCACTGCATGGTCGGGAGATGGTTGCTGGGGGCCTTGACTATGGTAGTGTAACACCATTAATCCCAGGAATGAGTGTTGATCTCAAGGAGGCTGGGATGTGTTGGTCATGGAGTTTTCCAG GAGAGAGTTCCAATCAATCCTCTGTCAGCGAGTGGAACCCTTCTGCGTCAGAAAAACCTGGACATTCTACGTCGGAAGAAAACAACAATTCTAAATCTGAAGGACCTGTATATTCTACAATAGGAGAACTGAACGATTCTACATTGGAAAAGTCTATGTTGACAATACCTGAACATTCTACTTCAGAACTACCTGAACAAACTCAATCCGCTGAACCGAACCAACGACAGGAGAACCAGGAGAATCACACGCCAGGTCCGCCTCCGACATCCCACTGCTGTTCAGTTTGCGAAAAACACTTTAGGCACCTATCAGTGCTAACAGTACACATGAGGTcccacacaggagagaaaccttactcgtGCCCTGACTGTGGCAAGAATTTTGCTCAAAGCGGCACGCTAAAAGTCCACCAGAGGAAACACACAGGAGAAAGGCCATTCCTCTGCGCAGACTGTGGCAAGGGTTTCCAAACTAACGGGAAGTTGATTGACCACCAACGGAAACATCACAGAGAGAACGTGGTCGACCCCTGGTGTACGGTTTGTGGAACGGCATTCAGCTCAAAGCTCAAACTAGAGCGTCACTTAAAGACGCACATTGGGGAGAACCCATACCGCTGCCCTTTCTGTAGCAAGAGGTTTTCTACCAAATGGAACATGATACAACACCAGCAGGTCCACACAGGAGAAAAACCCCACTCATGCTCTGACTGTGGCAAGAGCTTCACTCATAAATCCACTGTGTCGATGCACAAGCGAAAGCACTGCATCCACCGTATCAGAGAGGGGTGTCCATCTGAATCAGCACAACCCAAGAAAACTCACCCTTGTTCGGAGTGTGGGAGACTTTGTCTGTCGTTATCGGAACTGCGGATACACATGCGAAAACACACGGGAGAGAAGCCGTTCTCCTGCCCTGAATGTGACAAGAAATTTGTGACTACATCACATGTAAAAGCTCACCAGCGAATGCACACTGGGGAGAAACCGTATTCCTGCCCTGACTGTGGGAAAGACTTTGCTTATTTACGGGATATGAAAGCACACATGAAGAGAATACACACCAAAGGGGATGGATCTGCAAGACTCCCTCCTGTCAAAGCCCACAGCTGCTCTGTATGTGGACAAATGTTTTCTGCCAAAAATGTTCTAGGGAGACACCTGCTCATCCACTCGGGCATCAAGCCTCACAAGTGTGCAGATTGTGGGATGTGCTTCACTCAGAAAACAAATCTGATCTCACATCGGCTAactcacactggagagaagccttacagCTGTGTTCGGTGTGGGAAGAGGTTCACACGCAAGAGAGCGATGAAGCAGCACCAGCAATCCTCCTGTGCTGCGGTAAAAG CAGAGAACGAGAAGAGTCCGTCTGCAGAATCAGAACTGGAAACATCTAAGAAGTCACCACAGATTGAAAGTACCAAGAAACTGCGTGCACTGGGAAGACCGAGGAAATCGCCTGGAAGACCAAGACAATTGCCTACACTGCATAGAATGGAGCAACCTGGAAGATCAGCAGCAGTTGGAAGACCTAAGAGATTTCGTCAAATGAAGAATCCCACTAAACCACCTACAAAG GGCATGACACCCCACTTGTCTGATGATGCAGTCTGCTTCGGGAAGGACTCTGATTGGTTACCTAACAACCAACTAGAAGTAGAGCCTGGGGGCCCCAGACAACTGGAGGAAGACGTCTTTGTCGTTTgggaggaggacaaggag GTCGTGTGTGACACCCCCCAGGAGGTCAAGGGTCATGCCTCCCTCAGTAGCTCCCTGCTGTGGGGTCTGAAGATGCTATCTGTGAGATTGGTGGACTGCAGGAAAACACAGGAGGCCAATG CAGACAGTGGGAGGGGCTTGCCATCTGCAAAGGCTCCTAGGTTGAAAACGATGCAACAAGCGGAGGATTTGGAGAAGCCTTACAGCTGCCACCAGTGTGCAAAGGGTTTCCCCACCGCAGTGGGTTTAAAGTCTCACCAGATAGTGCACTCAGGAGTGAAGCCTTACAGCTGCGATgaatgtgggaagagttttgCTAGATCAAGTGAACTGGTAGTACACCGGAGAGTACACACCGGAGAGAAACCATTCCACTGCTCCGACTGTGGGAGGAGCTTTTCTACTTTAAGCTCACTGATAACCCACCGgcgaacacacacaggagagaggcCTTACAGCTGTAATCAGTGTGGAAAAAGTTTTGCAACATCGAATGCTTTGAAGAGCCACCATCGAacacatacaggagagaaaccttataGTTGCGATCAGTGTCCGAAGACCTTCGCTTACTCACAGCTGCTGAAACTGCACcagcaaaaacacacaggagagaagcctgaGACGCCTTTCAGCTGCGATCAATGTGAAAAGAGTTTTACTACATTCAGTAGGTTGAAGGTACACCAGTCAAAACACACTGGTGAAAAGCCTTACCATTGTGAAGTGTGCGGAAAGCGGTATAGATTTCGTTGCATGCTGTCATACcaccagaaaacacacacaggagagaaaccttacagCTGCACTGTGTGTGGGAGGAGCTTTGCTCACTCAAGTACCATGGCCAGCCACCGGCGTGTAcacactggggagaaacctttCAGCTGTAAAATCTGTGGAAAGTGTTTTGCCCAGGCATCTACATTGGCAGGTCACAAGCTGAcccatactggagagaaacgtCATAGTTGTCATATCTGTGGTAAGAGATTTTTTACATCATCAAAACTCAAAGCTCACCTGCgaatacacactggagagaagccgcctgtgagaaagaaggaaaagcgTAACAGAGTGGAAGAAAACACAGGAGACGAGTCATTCCTCTGCAGTCACTGTGGCAAATGTTTCTCAtcattttcaaaaatgaaatCACACGAGAGGATCCACACAGAAGACAAGTCACTCCCCTGCAGCATCTGCGGAAAGTGTTTCTCCTCTGTGGGTAAACTGAACGCTCACAAGAAAAGACACACTGCcgtcaaatcccacttctgccCCGACTGCGGGAACAGCTATTACTCCGCGTCACACCTTAGGGCCCACATGAGGTCCCACTCTGAAGGCAAACCGTTTCTCTGTACCGAATGTGGAAGGAGTTTTAAACTCCCACAGACTCTGAAAAGAcacatgctgacacacacaggagagaaaccctGCCATTGCTCTGTTTGCGGGAGAGACTTTGCACGCCATAACTCTCTGAAAATACACATgcgaacacacacaggagaaaaacctTACCCCTGTCCACAGTGCAACCAAAGGTTCTATTCGTCGTGCAACCTAGTTTCTCATCTGCGCGtccacactggagagaaacctaaCCAGTGTGTTGATTGTGGGAAATGTTTTAGTTCTGGGTCGAACTTGCGTGTTCACCAGAAGTCTTCACATGGGATAGAAATATCACCAGGTGGGAAAAAGCTGCAACGACAGGCACCATCTGGGAAGAAACTTCACCACTGCCCTGAGTGTAGCAAACGGTTTAAGTCTTTGTCTAGCCTGCATGTTCATGAGAGAACTCACAATTCGGTAAAGACATCGATTCTGTATCAACACTGA
- the LOC105031411 gene encoding zinc finger protein 2-like isoform X9, whose product MDQECKDLPSPSSPFSDQTLTVSHPESNHGEQENALHGREMVAGGLDYGSVTPLIPGMSVDLKEAGMCWSWSFPGESSNQSSVSEWNPSASEKPGHSTSEENNNSKSEGPVYSTIGELNDSTLEKSMLTIPEHSTSELPEQTQSAEPNQRQENQENHTPGPPPTSHCCSVCEKHFRHLSVLTVHMRSHTGEKPYSCPDCGKNFAQSGTLKVHQRKHTGERPFLCADCGKGFQTNGKLIDHQRKHHRENVVDPWCTVCGTAFSSKLKLERHLKTHIGENPYRCPFCSKRFSTKWNMIQHQQVHTGEKPHSCSDCGKSFTHKSTVSMHKRKHCIHRIREGCPSESAQPKKTHPCSECGRLCLSLSELRIHMRKHTGEKPFSCPECDKKFVTTSHVKAHQRMHTGEKPYSCPDCGKDFAYLRDMKAHMKRIHTKGDGSARLPPVKAHSCSVCGQMFSAKNVLGRHLLIHSGIKPHKCADCGMCFTQKTNLISHRLTHTGEKPYSCVRCGKRFTRKRAMKQHQQSSCAAVKAENEKSPSAESELETSKKSPQIESTKKLRALGRPRKSPGRPRQLPTLHRMEQPGRSAAVGRPKRFRQMKNPTKPPTKGMTPHLSDDAVCFGKDSDWLPNNQLEVEPGGPRQLEEDVFVVWEEDKEVVRSCVTPPRRSRVMPPSVAPCCGV is encoded by the exons ATGGATCAG GAGTGTAAAGACCTGCCAAGCCCGTCTTCACCGTTCTCTGATCAAACACTCACAGTGTCCCATCCTGAAAGTAACCATGGTGAACAGGAGAATGCACTGCATGGTCGGGAGATGGTTGCTGGGGGCCTTGACTATGGTAGTGTAACACCATTAATCCCAGGAATGAGTGTTGATCTCAAGGAGGCTGGGATGTGTTGGTCATGGAGTTTTCCAG GAGAGAGTTCCAATCAATCCTCTGTCAGCGAGTGGAACCCTTCTGCGTCAGAAAAACCTGGACATTCTACGTCGGAAGAAAACAACAATTCTAAATCTGAAGGACCTGTATATTCTACAATAGGAGAACTGAACGATTCTACATTGGAAAAGTCTATGTTGACAATACCTGAACATTCTACTTCAGAACTACCTGAACAAACTCAATCCGCTGAACCGAACCAACGACAGGAGAACCAGGAGAATCACACGCCAGGTCCGCCTCCGACATCCCACTGCTGTTCAGTTTGCGAAAAACACTTTAGGCACCTATCAGTGCTAACAGTACACATGAGGTcccacacaggagagaaaccttactcgtGCCCTGACTGTGGCAAGAATTTTGCTCAAAGCGGCACGCTAAAAGTCCACCAGAGGAAACACACAGGAGAAAGGCCATTCCTCTGCGCAGACTGTGGCAAGGGTTTCCAAACTAACGGGAAGTTGATTGACCACCAACGGAAACATCACAGAGAGAACGTGGTCGACCCCTGGTGTACGGTTTGTGGAACGGCATTCAGCTCAAAGCTCAAACTAGAGCGTCACTTAAAGACGCACATTGGGGAGAACCCATACCGCTGCCCTTTCTGTAGCAAGAGGTTTTCTACCAAATGGAACATGATACAACACCAGCAGGTCCACACAGGAGAAAAACCCCACTCATGCTCTGACTGTGGCAAGAGCTTCACTCATAAATCCACTGTGTCGATGCACAAGCGAAAGCACTGCATCCACCGTATCAGAGAGGGGTGTCCATCTGAATCAGCACAACCCAAGAAAACTCACCCTTGTTCGGAGTGTGGGAGACTTTGTCTGTCGTTATCGGAACTGCGGATACACATGCGAAAACACACGGGAGAGAAGCCGTTCTCCTGCCCTGAATGTGACAAGAAATTTGTGACTACATCACATGTAAAAGCTCACCAGCGAATGCACACTGGGGAGAAACCGTATTCCTGCCCTGACTGTGGGAAAGACTTTGCTTATTTACGGGATATGAAAGCACACATGAAGAGAATACACACCAAAGGGGATGGATCTGCAAGACTCCCTCCTGTCAAAGCCCACAGCTGCTCTGTATGTGGACAAATGTTTTCTGCCAAAAATGTTCTAGGGAGACACCTGCTCATCCACTCGGGCATCAAGCCTCACAAGTGTGCAGATTGTGGGATGTGCTTCACTCAGAAAACAAATCTGATCTCACATCGGCTAactcacactggagagaagccttacagCTGTGTTCGGTGTGGGAAGAGGTTCACACGCAAGAGAGCGATGAAGCAGCACCAGCAATCCTCCTGTGCTGCGGTAAAAG CAGAGAACGAGAAGAGTCCGTCTGCAGAATCAGAACTGGAAACATCTAAGAAGTCACCACAGATTGAAAGTACCAAGAAACTGCGTGCACTGGGAAGACCGAGGAAATCGCCTGGAAGACCAAGACAATTGCCTACACTGCATAGAATGGAGCAACCTGGAAGATCAGCAGCAGTTGGAAGACCTAAGAGATTTCGTCAAATGAAGAATCCCACTAAACCACCTACAAAG GGCATGACACCCCACTTGTCTGATGATGCAGTCTGCTTCGGGAAGGACTCTGATTGGTTACCTAACAACCAACTAGAAGTAGAGCCTGGGGGCCCCAGACAACTGGAGGAAGACGTCTTTGTCGTTTgggaggaggacaaggaggtGGTCAG GTCGTGTGTGACACCCCCCAGGAGGTCAAGGGTCATGCCTCCCTCAGTAGCTCCCTGCTGTGGGGTCTGA
- the LOC105031411 gene encoding zinc finger protein 2-like isoform X8, with translation MDQECKDLPSPSSPFSDQTLTVSHPESNHGEQENALHGREMVAGGLDYGSVTPLIPGMSVDLKEAGMCWSWSFPGESSNQSSVSEWNPSASEKPGHSTSEENNNSKSEGPVYSTIGELNDSTLEKSMLTIPEHSTSELPEQTQSAEPNQRQENQENHTPGPPPTSHCCSVCEKHFRHLSVLTVHMRSHTGEKPYSCPDCGKNFAQSGTLKVHQRKHTGERPFLCADCGKGFQTNGKLIDHQRKHHRENVVDPWCTVCGTAFSSKLKLERHLKTHIGENPYRCPFCSKRFSTKWNMIQHQQVHTGEKPHSCSDCGKSFTHKSTVSMHKRKHCIHRIREGCPSESAQPKKTHPCSECGRLCLSLSELRIHMRKHTGEKPFSCPECDKKFVTTSHVKAHQRMHTGEKPYSCPDCGKDFAYLRDMKAHMKRIHTKGDGSARLPPVKAHSCSVCGQMFSAKNVLGRHLLIHSGIKPHKCADCGMCFTQKTNLISHRLTHTGEKPYSCVRCGKRFTRKRAMKQHQQSSCAAVKAENEKSPSAESELETSKKSPQIESTKKLRALGRPRKSPGRPRQLPTLHRMEQPGRSAAVGRPKRFRQMKNPTKPPTKGMTPHLSDDAVCFGKDSDWLPNNQLEVEPGGPRQLEEDVFVVWEEDKEVVRHAPEQGVKSVSVLDSFEFITSFY, from the exons ATGGATCAG GAGTGTAAAGACCTGCCAAGCCCGTCTTCACCGTTCTCTGATCAAACACTCACAGTGTCCCATCCTGAAAGTAACCATGGTGAACAGGAGAATGCACTGCATGGTCGGGAGATGGTTGCTGGGGGCCTTGACTATGGTAGTGTAACACCATTAATCCCAGGAATGAGTGTTGATCTCAAGGAGGCTGGGATGTGTTGGTCATGGAGTTTTCCAG GAGAGAGTTCCAATCAATCCTCTGTCAGCGAGTGGAACCCTTCTGCGTCAGAAAAACCTGGACATTCTACGTCGGAAGAAAACAACAATTCTAAATCTGAAGGACCTGTATATTCTACAATAGGAGAACTGAACGATTCTACATTGGAAAAGTCTATGTTGACAATACCTGAACATTCTACTTCAGAACTACCTGAACAAACTCAATCCGCTGAACCGAACCAACGACAGGAGAACCAGGAGAATCACACGCCAGGTCCGCCTCCGACATCCCACTGCTGTTCAGTTTGCGAAAAACACTTTAGGCACCTATCAGTGCTAACAGTACACATGAGGTcccacacaggagagaaaccttactcgtGCCCTGACTGTGGCAAGAATTTTGCTCAAAGCGGCACGCTAAAAGTCCACCAGAGGAAACACACAGGAGAAAGGCCATTCCTCTGCGCAGACTGTGGCAAGGGTTTCCAAACTAACGGGAAGTTGATTGACCACCAACGGAAACATCACAGAGAGAACGTGGTCGACCCCTGGTGTACGGTTTGTGGAACGGCATTCAGCTCAAAGCTCAAACTAGAGCGTCACTTAAAGACGCACATTGGGGAGAACCCATACCGCTGCCCTTTCTGTAGCAAGAGGTTTTCTACCAAATGGAACATGATACAACACCAGCAGGTCCACACAGGAGAAAAACCCCACTCATGCTCTGACTGTGGCAAGAGCTTCACTCATAAATCCACTGTGTCGATGCACAAGCGAAAGCACTGCATCCACCGTATCAGAGAGGGGTGTCCATCTGAATCAGCACAACCCAAGAAAACTCACCCTTGTTCGGAGTGTGGGAGACTTTGTCTGTCGTTATCGGAACTGCGGATACACATGCGAAAACACACGGGAGAGAAGCCGTTCTCCTGCCCTGAATGTGACAAGAAATTTGTGACTACATCACATGTAAAAGCTCACCAGCGAATGCACACTGGGGAGAAACCGTATTCCTGCCCTGACTGTGGGAAAGACTTTGCTTATTTACGGGATATGAAAGCACACATGAAGAGAATACACACCAAAGGGGATGGATCTGCAAGACTCCCTCCTGTCAAAGCCCACAGCTGCTCTGTATGTGGACAAATGTTTTCTGCCAAAAATGTTCTAGGGAGACACCTGCTCATCCACTCGGGCATCAAGCCTCACAAGTGTGCAGATTGTGGGATGTGCTTCACTCAGAAAACAAATCTGATCTCACATCGGCTAactcacactggagagaagccttacagCTGTGTTCGGTGTGGGAAGAGGTTCACACGCAAGAGAGCGATGAAGCAGCACCAGCAATCCTCCTGTGCTGCGGTAAAAG CAGAGAACGAGAAGAGTCCGTCTGCAGAATCAGAACTGGAAACATCTAAGAAGTCACCACAGATTGAAAGTACCAAGAAACTGCGTGCACTGGGAAGACCGAGGAAATCGCCTGGAAGACCAAGACAATTGCCTACACTGCATAGAATGGAGCAACCTGGAAGATCAGCAGCAGTTGGAAGACCTAAGAGATTTCGTCAAATGAAGAATCCCACTAAACCACCTACAAAG GGCATGACACCCCACTTGTCTGATGATGCAGTCTGCTTCGGGAAGGACTCTGATTGGTTACCTAACAACCAACTAGAAGTAGAGCCTGGGGGCCCCAGACAACTGGAGGAAGACGTCTTTGTCGTTTgggaggaggacaaggaggtGGTCAGGCACGCACCAGAGCAGGGAGTGAAGAGCGTCAGTGTTCTTGACAGCTTTGAGTTCATAACTTCCTTCTATTAA